A genomic region of Homo sapiens chromosome 4, GRCh38.p14 Primary Assembly contains the following coding sequences:
- the SCRG1 gene encoding scrapie-responsive protein 1 precursor, with protein sequence MKLMVLVFTIGLTLLLGVQAMPANRLSCYRKILKDHNCHNLPEGVADLTQIDVNVQDHFWDGKGCEMICYCNFSELLCCPKDVFFGPKISFVIPCNNQ encoded by the exons ATGAAACTGATGGTACTTGTTTTCACCATTGGGCTAACTTTGCTGCTAGGAGTTCAAGCCATGCCTGCAAATCGCCTCTCTTGCTACAGAAAGATACTAAAAGATCACAACTGTCACAACCTTCCGGAAGGAGTAGCTGACCTGACACAGATTGATGTCAATGTCCAGGATCATTTCTGGGATGGGAAGGGATGTGAGATGATCTGTTACTGCAACTTCAGCGAATTGCTCTGCTGCCCAAA AGACGTTTTCTTTGGACCAAAGATCTCTTTCGTGATTCCTTGCAACAATCAATGA